In Rhizobium glycinendophyticum, a single window of DNA contains:
- a CDS encoding alpha-D-glucose phosphate-specific phosphoglucomutase has product MISTVSTKPYADQKPGTSGLRKKVPVFQQENYAENFIQAIFDSLEGFTGQTLVIGGDGRYYNREVIQKALKMAAANGFGKVMVGKGGILSTPAASHVIRKYKAFGGIVLSASHNPGGPTEDFGIKYNIGNGGPAPEKITDAIFARTKVIDSYKIADVADIDLDTTGSFDLAGMTVEVIDPVTDYADLMETLFDFPAIRALIAGGFRVVIDSMSAVTGPYAVEILEKRLGAPAGSVRNEIPLPDFGHHHPDPNLVHAKTLYDDVMSADGPDFGAASDGDGDRNMVVGKGMFVTPSDSLAMIAANATCAPGYRQGIAGIARSMPTSAAADRVAEKLGIGMYETPTGWKFFGNLMDAGKVTVCGEESFGTGSDHVREKDGLWAVLFWLNIVAARKQSVKQIVEAHWAEYGRNYYSRHDYEGVETDSANALVAALRAKLDSLPGTRINGLTVTAADDFAYHDPIDHSVSKNQGIRILFEGGSRIVFRLSGTGTSGATLRLYVERYEPDASRHGMETQAALADLIAAAEEVAEIKRYTGMSEPTVIT; this is encoded by the coding sequence ATGATCTCGACCGTCTCCACGAAACCCTATGCGGACCAGAAGCCCGGCACCTCGGGACTGCGCAAGAAGGTTCCGGTCTTCCAGCAGGAAAACTACGCCGAAAACTTCATCCAGGCGATTTTCGACAGCCTGGAAGGCTTTACCGGCCAGACGCTGGTGATCGGCGGTGACGGCCGCTACTACAACCGCGAAGTCATCCAGAAGGCGCTGAAGATGGCCGCCGCCAATGGGTTCGGAAAGGTCATGGTTGGCAAGGGCGGCATCCTCTCGACGCCGGCTGCCTCGCATGTCATTCGCAAATACAAGGCCTTCGGCGGCATTGTGCTCTCTGCCAGCCACAACCCCGGCGGCCCGACCGAAGACTTCGGCATCAAATACAATATCGGCAATGGCGGCCCGGCACCGGAAAAGATTACCGACGCGATCTTCGCCCGCACGAAGGTGATCGACAGCTACAAGATCGCTGACGTCGCCGACATCGACCTCGACACAACAGGCAGCTTCGATCTCGCCGGCATGACCGTCGAGGTGATCGATCCGGTCACTGACTATGCCGACCTGATGGAAACCCTCTTCGATTTCCCAGCGATCCGCGCGTTGATCGCCGGCGGCTTCCGCGTGGTGATAGACAGTATGAGCGCCGTCACCGGCCCGTATGCCGTGGAGATCCTGGAAAAGCGCCTCGGCGCTCCCGCCGGTTCCGTGCGCAACGAAATCCCCCTACCCGACTTCGGCCACCACCATCCGGATCCCAACCTGGTGCATGCCAAGACCCTCTACGACGATGTCATGAGCGCCGACGGCCCGGACTTCGGCGCCGCCTCCGATGGCGACGGCGACCGCAACATGGTGGTCGGCAAGGGCATGTTCGTCACACCCTCCGACAGCCTGGCGATGATCGCCGCCAACGCCACCTGCGCCCCCGGCTACAGACAAGGCATCGCCGGCATCGCCCGCTCCATGCCGACGAGCGCCGCCGCCGACCGTGTGGCGGAAAAGCTCGGAATCGGCATGTACGAGACCCCGACCGGCTGGAAATTCTTCGGCAACCTGATGGATGCCGGCAAGGTCACCGTCTGCGGCGAAGAAAGTTTTGGCACCGGCTCCGACCATGTGCGCGAAAAGGACGGCCTCTGGGCGGTGCTCTTCTGGCTCAACATCGTTGCCGCGCGCAAGCAGAGCGTGAAGCAGATCGTGGAGGCCCATTGGGCGGAATACGGCCGCAATTACTATTCGCGTCACGACTATGAAGGCGTTGAGACCGACAGCGCCAACGCCCTGGTCGCAGCGCTCCGCGCCAAGCTCGACAGCCTGCCCGGCACTAGGATCAACGGCCTGACCGTGACGGCCGCCGACGACTTCGCCTATCACGACCCGATCGACCACTCCGTCTCGAAGAACCAGGGCATCCGCATCCTCTTCGAAGGCGGCAGCCGCATCGTCTTCCGCCTCTCCGGCACCGGCACCTCAGGCGCGACGCTGCGCCTTTACGTCGAGCGCTACGAGCCCGACGCGAGCCGCCACGGCATGGAGACGCAGGCAGCGCTGGCGGATTTGATCGCGGCGGCGGAAGAGGTGGCGGAGATCAAGCGGTATACGGGCATGAGCGAGCCGACGGTCATTACGTGA
- a CDS encoding TetR/AcrR family transcriptional regulator — protein sequence MSTRIAKRRSMMRKEPRQARSRATVETIVEAGARILSNEGWAGFTTNRVAELAGVSIGSLYQYFPDKLTLVDAIRSQHLDDSMAAMRSLPAGEITPADFAVRLVEAVVAAHSVHPGLHRVLLDEAPSSEEYRNPESKFEIEYLSYFANAIATHGNRSPNAADQIAGRVLSDAIDGVIHNAARRGAIHDQAMHKELVRLITLYLGATGQVLGDS from the coding sequence TTGTCTACTCGCATTGCAAAACGGCGATCCATGATGCGTAAGGAGCCGAGACAAGCCCGCTCTCGCGCAACTGTGGAAACAATTGTAGAGGCAGGTGCTCGTATTCTGAGCAATGAAGGATGGGCGGGGTTTACGACCAACAGAGTTGCCGAATTGGCCGGCGTGAGCATAGGCTCGCTGTACCAGTACTTTCCCGACAAGCTCACTCTCGTGGACGCCATTCGCAGTCAACATCTGGATGACAGTATGGCTGCAATGCGCTCTCTCCCGGCGGGTGAGATCACACCGGCGGACTTCGCGGTCCGACTGGTCGAAGCCGTGGTCGCGGCTCACAGTGTGCATCCCGGACTGCATCGCGTCCTGTTGGACGAAGCTCCCAGTTCAGAAGAGTATCGAAATCCCGAAAGCAAGTTCGAGATCGAATACCTATCCTATTTCGCGAATGCCATTGCGACCCATGGAAATCGATCACCCAATGCCGCCGATCAAATCGCCGGGCGCGTACTGTCCGACGCCATCGACGGGGTGATCCACAATGCGGCGCGGCGCGGCGCGATCCATGATCAGGCGATGCACAAGGAGCTGGTCCGCCTGATCACCCTTTATCTCGGTGCTACGGGCCAAGTCTTGGGAGATAGCTAG
- a CDS encoding DinB family protein has translation MSTMLQSLYEYQAWANVDLFDKLESLDHEHNKSELQSALRLISHNYVVSQIFAGHLQGIPHGYGSDNLEITPPLTDLRASVTSADQWYLDYIRSASRPALSEAVAFTFTDGDKGFMTREEMLTHVVLHGGYHRGEVGRILSQRSITPPWDTFAVYLHHTDADRRMQGMRISVSV, from the coding sequence ATGAGCACAATGCTGCAATCACTTTACGAATATCAGGCTTGGGCCAATGTCGACCTGTTCGACAAACTCGAAAGTTTGGACCACGAACATAACAAGTCAGAGCTCCAATCCGCGCTTCGCCTGATCAGCCATAACTATGTTGTTTCGCAGATATTCGCCGGCCATCTCCAAGGCATTCCACATGGCTATGGCTCTGACAACCTCGAAATCACGCCTCCGCTGACCGATCTCAGGGCCTCTGTCACATCAGCGGACCAATGGTACCTTGATTATATACGCTCAGCATCCCGTCCGGCGCTCTCTGAGGCCGTGGCCTTCACCTTCACCGACGGCGACAAAGGCTTCATGACCCGCGAAGAGATGCTGACCCATGTTGTTTTGCATGGCGGATATCATCGCGGAGAGGTGGGCCGAATCCTGTCGCAGCGCTCCATTACCCCGCCGTGGGACACTTTTGCCGTCTACCTCCATCACACCGATGCTGATCGGCGTATGCAGGGCATGCGGATATCCGTGAGTGTATGA
- a CDS encoding ArsR/SmtB family transcription factor, translating to MDEKSTIAALAALAQPTRLQTFRLLVAHEPDGVPAGELARLIGVPQNTMSAHLSTLSQAGLVTGERQSRSILYRADLDRFRAVALYLLKDCCGGNASLCQPLIDDLACCSARAAPGLSQ from the coding sequence ATGGATGAAAAATCGACGATCGCGGCCCTTGCCGCCCTGGCGCAGCCGACCCGGCTCCAGACTTTCCGCCTGCTGGTGGCGCATGAACCCGATGGCGTTCCCGCCGGCGAACTCGCCCGCCTGATCGGCGTGCCGCAGAACACCATGTCGGCGCATCTCTCGACGCTCTCGCAGGCAGGTCTCGTCACGGGCGAGCGCCAGAGCCGCTCGATCCTCTACCGCGCCGATCTCGATCGCTTCCGCGCGGTCGCGCTTTACCTGCTCAAGGATTGCTGCGGCGGCAATGCCAGCCTCTGCCAGCCGCTGATCGACGATCTCGCCTGCTGCAGCGCGAGGGCAGCGCCGGGACTATCTCAATGA
- a CDS encoding aquaporin, producing the protein MTDLPRRLTAEAVGTAILVATVVGSGIMADRLSDDVAVSLLGNTIPTGAILFVLITILGPISGAHLNPVVTMVFALRKEFEASAVLPYVLAQILGGVVGALIAHVMFELPVLQISETVRTGSAQWTAEAVATFGLLLTILGGLRFKADAIPMLVGLYITAAYWFTASTSFANPAVAIARSLTNTFAGIRPIDLTGFILAQIAGALVAAAIAAWLFAESRNEIPPIVPEGTERP; encoded by the coding sequence ATGACCGACCTCCCCCGTCGCCTCACCGCCGAAGCGGTCGGCACCGCAATCCTGGTCGCAACCGTCGTCGGCTCCGGCATCATGGCCGATCGTCTCTCCGACGATGTCGCGGTCTCCCTGCTCGGCAACACGATCCCCACGGGCGCGATCCTCTTTGTGCTGATCACGATCTTGGGTCCCATCTCCGGTGCCCATCTCAACCCGGTTGTCACAATGGTCTTCGCTCTTCGGAAGGAGTTCGAGGCCTCCGCAGTCCTGCCATACGTTCTCGCCCAGATCCTCGGCGGCGTCGTCGGTGCCCTCATCGCCCATGTGATGTTCGAGCTGCCAGTCTTGCAGATCTCGGAAACGGTTCGTACGGGCTCTGCCCAATGGACGGCCGAGGCGGTAGCAACCTTCGGCCTGCTCCTCACCATCCTCGGCGGCCTGCGCTTCAAGGCGGACGCTATCCCCATGCTGGTCGGCCTCTATATCACGGCGGCCTACTGGTTCACGGCATCGACCTCTTTCGCCAACCCGGCCGTGGCGATTGCCCGAAGCCTGACCAATACCTTTGCCGGCATCCGCCCGATCGACCTTACCGGCTTCATTCTGGCGCAGATTGCCGGGGCATTAGTCGCGGCCGCTATCGCTGCCTGGCTTTTTGCAGAGAGCCGCAACGAGATCCCCCCCATTGTCCCGGAAGGAACGGAACGTCCATGA
- the arsC gene encoding arsenate reductase (glutaredoxin) (This arsenate reductase requires both glutathione and glutaredoxin to convert arsenate to arsenite, after which the efflux transporter formed by ArsA and ArsB can extrude the arsenite from the cell, providing resistance.): MTVTIYHNPACGTSRNTLEIIRHAGIEPTVIEYLKTPPSKEDLAKMIADSGLSVRQAIREKGTPYEELGLADPALSEDELLDAMIATPILINRPLVVTEMGARLCRPSEVVLDILPADAFTSAFVKEDGEAVLDAEGKRIV, translated from the coding sequence ATGACCGTCACCATCTATCACAACCCGGCCTGCGGCACCTCGCGCAACACGCTTGAGATCATCCGGCATGCCGGCATCGAGCCCACGGTCATCGAATATCTGAAGACCCCGCCGAGCAAGGAAGATCTGGCAAAGATGATCGCCGATTCCGGACTGTCGGTGCGTCAGGCGATCCGCGAAAAGGGCACGCCCTACGAGGAGCTCGGCCTCGCCGATCCCGCCCTCTCGGAGGACGAACTGCTCGACGCCATGATCGCGACACCGATCCTGATCAACCGCCCGCTCGTCGTCACCGAGATGGGCGCCCGCCTCTGCCGCCCGTCCGAAGTCGTGCTCGACATCCTGCCCGCCGACGCCTTCACCTCCGCCTTCGTCAAGGAAGACGGCGAAGCCGTTCTCGATGCGGAGGGCAAGCGCATTGTCTGA
- the arsH gene encoding arsenical resistance protein ArsH, whose translation MRRASALSDLNVDLPAADLDHLRLPDLEALRRPFSSHKPRILILYGSLRQVSFSRLLAMEAKRLLEHFGAEVKVFDPSGLPLPDDAPVGHPKVQELRELSQWSEGQVWVSPERHGTLTGIMKAQIDWIPLSVGAIRPTQGKTLAVMQVSGGSQSFNAVNAMRLLGRWMRMITIPNQSSVAKAYQEFDGNGRMKPSSYYERVVDVCEELVKFTLLTRDISGYLTYRYSERKEAALKGVNLKAV comes from the coding sequence ATGCGGAGGGCAAGCGCATTGTCTGACTTGAATGTAGACCTGCCCGCCGCCGATCTCGATCACCTGCGTTTGCCGGACCTGGAGGCGCTGCGCCGCCCCTTCTCAAGCCACAAGCCGCGCATCCTGATCCTCTATGGTTCGCTGCGGCAGGTGTCCTTCAGTCGGCTGCTGGCGATGGAAGCCAAGCGCCTGCTCGAACATTTCGGCGCCGAGGTAAAGGTATTCGACCCCTCGGGCCTGCCCCTGCCCGACGATGCGCCTGTCGGCCATCCGAAGGTCCAGGAATTGCGTGAGCTCTCTCAGTGGTCCGAAGGTCAGGTCTGGGTCAGCCCCGAGCGCCACGGCACGCTGACCGGCATTATGAAAGCGCAGATCGACTGGATTCCCCTGTCCGTCGGCGCGATCCGCCCGACCCAGGGCAAGACGCTCGCCGTCATGCAGGTCTCCGGCGGTTCGCAGTCGTTCAACGCCGTCAATGCCATGCGCCTGCTCGGACGCTGGATGCGGATGATCACCATCCCGAACCAGTCATCAGTCGCCAAGGCATACCAGGAATTCGACGGTAACGGCCGCATGAAGCCCTCGTCCTATTACGAGCGCGTCGTCGATGTCTGCGAGGAATTAGTGAAGTTCACCCTGCTGACGCGCGACATCTCCGGCTACCTCACCTATCGCTACAGCGAGCGCAAGGAAGCGGCGTTAAAGGGTGTGAACCTCAAGGCCGTGTGA